One Phaseolus vulgaris cultivar G19833 chromosome 11, P. vulgaris v2.0, whole genome shotgun sequence genomic window carries:
- the LOC137837347 gene encoding uncharacterized protein, whose product MAEDLPSIISKAVESSSKKLQDDISVLQEENRLIRIKAEKLSCNLTMAKIEHSRLEDAMSTELRVARKEATDLRHKVHLLAQEKIELESKLVPYRLKVADLEASIKEDAAKVESLEKLIGRETEELKKRADELKQQTEGLKQQNEELELSSAQVLAAGFDAALEQFACQYPELDLSMISICNQVVDGKIVPSED is encoded by the exons ATGGCGgaggacctcccctccatcatatcaaaagctgtggagagctccagcaagaaacttcaggacgacatctccgtgctccaagaggagaatcgcctaataaggatcaaggcggagaagttgtcttgcAACCTTACAATGGCTAAAATCGAGCATTCGAGactggaggacgccatgagcactgagctgagggtggcgcgtaaggaggccaccgatctgcgCCATAaggtgcacctcctagctcaagagaaaattgagctggagagcaaactggttccctaccgtctcaaggtggctgacctagaGGCATCGATCAAAGaagatgcagccaaggtagagagcCTTGAGAAGttgatcgggag ggaaactgaagaactgaagaagcgagctgacgagctgaaacagcaaaccgaggggctcaagcaacaaaacgaagagcttgagctgagctccgcccaagtcctcgcCGCCGGGTTTGATGCTGCCCTGGAGCAATTCGCTTGTCAGTACCCCGAGCTTGACCTCTCCATGATCTCAATATGCAAccaagtggtggatgggaagatcgtcccttctgaagattag
- the LOC137837340 gene encoding uncharacterized protein, which yields MATTRRGNARATSEEMSMQRVLEIMRGLQDVMAESKLEQERMQADLEASHARNEEPRRVNEELRQGLRNIPGQREPDEMERPTPPREFTTPFSQEILDAAIPNTFAGPKVIFTGMEDPEAHLTAFHTQMVLVGGSDAARCKLFMSTLTGMAMDWFISLPNGHIISFQQLSQLFREQYLANRAPLPVSYDIFDVKQYQGESLKEYINRFGAQVVKTGTSEEPMIVYAFRKGVSPGLFCESIIRNRPRTFAEIRRRAVEHIASEGEVCEKRTSVVPSRPRVQTRSQSVRVNETTTGRKKPEGRCPYETRNPQPQPRGPAGGDRPVRERARPARYNFAVELKDLIAVPNIAERLRRPTKTDKVLGPRKDSWCEFHEAFGHHIDNCLSLGYQLDKLVRSGFLKDYVAGPAETPTLPAPTEEQAHEMPVLGEVHTIAGGFSGGGPTASQRKKYARGVNSIEKRISGEPWESDLVFTRRDLRDVVPHDNDPVVISVVTAGRKVHRVLVDQGSFADVMFLSTFNKLRLSPDLLRPYTGCLYGFADNQVEVRGYLELRTTFTDGEASRTESIRYLVVNAISAYNILLGRLALNRLNAVSSTRHMKMKLPDLSGTVIVIKSDQEEARKCYENSLKTRKSVFMVFERPPSVDVTMIEATPSGSTPVEATPVGATPEADTLMGEGPDHTAPAEEATPIQDNSRDQQATNVVDRNVAGKTFKLGRLLSQEE from the coding sequence ATGGCCACCACGAGACGAGGTAATGCACGCGCTACGAGTGAGGAGATGTCCATGCAGCgagtcctggagataatgcgagGGCTGCAAGACGTTATGGCAGAATCGAAGTTGGaacaggagcgcatgcaggcggaccTCGAAGCCTCGCATGCGAGGAACGAAGAGCCCCGTCGGGTGAATGAAGAGCTGCGCCAGGGCTTGAGGAACATCCCGGGGCAACGTGAACCAGATGAGATGGAACGTCCCACCCCGCCGAGGGAGTTcaccactcccttctcgcaggaaatcttagacgcagcgatccccaacacgttcgcggggcctaAGGTGATTTTCACCggaatggaggatcctgaggcgcacctcactgcgttccacacgcagatggtgttAGTAGGAGGTTCAGACGCTgcaagatgcaagctcttcatgagcactttaaCTGGGATGGCGATGGATTGGTTTATTAGCCTTCCTAACGGCCATATCATCTCCTTCCAGCAGTTGTCACAGTTGTTCAGAGAGCAATACCTGGCAAACAGGGCCCCGTTGCCAGTTTCCTATGACATATTTGACgtgaagcaataccaaggggaGAGTTTGAAAgaatacatcaaccgcttcggggcccaaGTGGTGAAAACCGGTACCTCGGAAgagcccatgattgtgtatgcCTTCAGAAAGGGCGTGAGTCCCGGCCTCTTTTGCGAGTCTATTATACGCAATCGCCCAAGGACTTTCGCCGAAATACGGCGTCGCGCGGTGGAGCATATCGCATCcgagggagaggtgtgtgaaaaacgcaccagcgtcgtgccctcacgcccacGGGTACAGACGCGGAGTCAGtccgtcagggtcaacgagaccacgacaGGAAGAAAAAAACCAGAGGGGAGATGCCCCTACGAGACCAGAAACCCCCAGCCCCAAccccggggcccagcaggaggcgatcgtCCTGTCAGGGAGAGGGccagaccggcgaggtacaactttgcggtggagttgaaggacctgatagccgtgcctaatatagccgagaggttgaggcgaccgacGAAGACTGACAAGGTATTGGGGCCACgaaaagactcttggtgtgagttccacgaagctttcggtcatcacatcgacaactgcctgtcgttggggtATCAGCTAGACAAGCTTGTGAGAAgcggtttcctgaaggattatgtTGCGGGACCCGCTGAGACACCCACCCTGCCGGCGCCCACAGAAGAACAGGCGCACGAGATGCCCGTGctcggcgaggtccataccatcGCCGGAGGTTTTTCTGGTGgcggacccaccgcctcccagcggaagaaatacgcgaggggggtcaactcaatTGAAAAGAGaatctcgggtgagccgtgggagtcggacctcgttTTCACGAGAAGGGATCTCCGAGACGTTGTAccccacgacaatgaccccgtagtcatctcagtcgtcacagcggGCCGTAAGGTACACAGGGTCCTTGTCGACCAAGGGAGCTtcgcagacgtcatgtttttgTCGACGTTCAACAAGCTACGTTTGTCCCCTGACCttctgaggccctacacaggctgcctatatgggttcgcagACAACcaagtggaagtccgaggctacttgGAGCTTAGGACGACATTCACAGATGGAGAAGCCTCGCGCACCGAAAGCATACGATACTTGGTCGTAAACGCCATttccgcctacaacatcttgttggggagACTGGCGCTGAATAGGCTCAACGCGGTATCCTCCACgcgtcatatgaagatgaagctgccagacctCAGCGGCACGGTAATAgttatcaagtcggatcaggaggaagcgcggaagtgttatgaaaacagcctaAAAACGAGGAaaagcgtgttcatggtgtttgagcgCCCGCCAAGTGTCGACGTGACAATGATAGAGGCGACGCCCTCCGGGTCAACGCCTGTTGAGGCCACGCCCGTGggggcgacgcccgaagcagaCACACTCATGGGGGAGGGTCCCGACCACACGGCGCCAGCggaagaggcgacgcccatTCAGGATAACAGCAGGGACCAACAAGCGACTAACGTGGTGGATAGGAACGTTGCCGGCAAGACGTTTAAACTAGGGCGTCTGCTGAGCCAAGAAGAGTAG